The Erigeron canadensis isolate Cc75 chromosome 4, C_canadensis_v1, whole genome shotgun sequence genome window below encodes:
- the LOC122596264 gene encoding uncharacterized protein LOC122596264 isoform X1, producing the protein MSVERSFEAWEEVQRHGLDLADKLTQSFTDIIQTHITPKLFDVELHTHKFVEQDFRFLVNNNNSNYGINGVSAIFDIGNKLGQVGLEFGSSLNGAVHQFFSSLPVPFRNQDDSVVVRVDSHSGVYKDGGLGIGIKVDEDLGALAKRFQDFGFDDDIEKEKDDSGNEDVANWNLKDAGFSGRSQGTLNLSTIFDSRTCGVESSLAARGDFWRVEASHGSFSFGNGNPSLFLVQLGPVLFVRDSTLLLPVHLSKQHLLWYGYDRKNGMHSLCPAVWTKHRRWLLMSMLCLNPMACSFMDLQFPNGQLTYVAGEGISTSAFLPLFGGLLQAQGQYPGEMRFSFSCKNKWGTRITPMVQVPAKSFTLGFEQPLAWKRSGIMVRPTLQFSLQPTLGGNNPGVKAELVHSLNEELSLIGGCSLVSHPSAFASLSLGRSKWNGNVGKTGIVLRVETPLADVGQPSFSVQINSGIEF; encoded by the exons atgtctGTTGAGAGATCATTTGAAGCATGGGAAGAAGTACAAAGACATGGATTAGATTTAGCAGATAAGTTAACCCAAAGTTTTACAGATATAATACAGACCCATATCACTCCTAAGCTTTTTGATGTTGAATTACATACCCATAAGTTTGTTGAACAAGATTTTAGGTTTTTagttaataacaataatagtaaTTATGGAATTAATGGTGTTTCGGCTATTTTCGATATTGGTAATAAGTTAGGACAAGTTGGGTTGGAGTTTGGGTCAAGTTTGAATGGCGCTGTTCATCAGTTTTTTAGTAGTTTGCCTGTTCCGTTCCGGAACCAGGACGATTCGGTTGTGGTGAGGGTGGATAGTCATAGTGGTGTTTATAAGGATGGTGGTTTGGGGATTGGTATAAAGGTTGATGAGGATTTGGGTGCGTTGGCGAAACGGTTTCAGGATTTCGgatttgatgatgatattgAGAAGGAGAAAGATGATTCGGGTAATGAGGATGTTGcaaattggaatttgaaggatgCTGGATTTTCGGGTAGAAGTCAG GGAACACTTAATCTTTCAACAATATTTGATAGTCGGACATGTGGTGTGGAAAGTTCTTTGGCTGCAAGGGgagatttttggagagtagaggcATCACATGGCAGTTTTTCCTTCGGAAATGGGAATCCGTCTCTTTTCCTTGTCCAGCTTGGACCAGTGCTATTTGTTCGTGATTCAACTCTTCTTCTGCCTGTGCATTTGTCAAAACAACATCTACTTTGGTATGGTTATGACAGAAAG AATGGAATGCATTCTCTTTGTCCAGCTGTGTGGACAAAACATAGAAGATGGCTGTTGATGTCGATGTTATGTCTCAATCCTATGGCTTGT TCATTTATGGACTTGCAGTTTCCAAATGGCCAGCTCACCTATGTTGCCGGTGAAGGTATATCCACCAGTGCTTTCTTACCGCTTTTTGGTGGTCTGCTTCAAGCACAAGGTCAATACCCAGGAGAAATGAGGTTCAGTTTCTCATGCAAG AACAAGTGGGGAACACGCATAACACCAATGGTACAAGTGCCTGCAAAATCATTTACATTGGGTTTTGAACAACCTTTGGCTTGGAAAAGATCTGGTATCATGGTGAGGCCAACTCTTCAGTTCAG CTTACAGCCAACACTTGGTGGGAATAACCCTGGTGTTAAAGCAGAGCTAGTTCATTCTTTGAACGAGGAACTTAGTCTCATTGGTGGTTGTTCTTTAGTGTCACACCCTTCTGCATTTGCATCACTATCT CTAGGTAGGTCAAAGTGGAACGGAAATGTTGGGAAAACAGGGATAGTACTAAGAGTTGAAACTCCTCTTGCAGATGTTGGCCAACCTTCTTTTTCTGTTCAAATAAACAGTGGGATTGAATTCTGA
- the LOC122596264 gene encoding uncharacterized protein LOC122596264 isoform X2 produces MSVERSFEAWEEVQRHGLDLADKLTQSFTDIIQTHITPKLFDVELHTHKFVEQDFRFLVNNNNSNYGINGVSAIFDIGNKLGQVGLEFGSSLNGAVHQFFSSLPVPFRNQDDSVVVRVDSHSGVYKDGGLGIGIKVDEDLGALAKRFQDFGFDDDIEKEKDDSGNEDVANWNLKDAGFSGRSQGTLNLSTIFDSRTCGVESSLAARGDFWRVEASHGSFSFGNGNPSLFLVQLGPVLFVRDSTLLLPVHLSKQHLLWYGYDRKNGMHSLCPAVWTKHRRWLLMSMLCLNPMACSFMDLQFPNGQLTYVAGEGISTSAFLPLFGGLLQAQGQYPGEMRFSFSCKNKWGTRITPMVQVPAKSFTLGFEQPLAWKRSGIMVRPTLQFS; encoded by the exons atgtctGTTGAGAGATCATTTGAAGCATGGGAAGAAGTACAAAGACATGGATTAGATTTAGCAGATAAGTTAACCCAAAGTTTTACAGATATAATACAGACCCATATCACTCCTAAGCTTTTTGATGTTGAATTACATACCCATAAGTTTGTTGAACAAGATTTTAGGTTTTTagttaataacaataatagtaaTTATGGAATTAATGGTGTTTCGGCTATTTTCGATATTGGTAATAAGTTAGGACAAGTTGGGTTGGAGTTTGGGTCAAGTTTGAATGGCGCTGTTCATCAGTTTTTTAGTAGTTTGCCTGTTCCGTTCCGGAACCAGGACGATTCGGTTGTGGTGAGGGTGGATAGTCATAGTGGTGTTTATAAGGATGGTGGTTTGGGGATTGGTATAAAGGTTGATGAGGATTTGGGTGCGTTGGCGAAACGGTTTCAGGATTTCGgatttgatgatgatattgAGAAGGAGAAAGATGATTCGGGTAATGAGGATGTTGcaaattggaatttgaaggatgCTGGATTTTCGGGTAGAAGTCAG GGAACACTTAATCTTTCAACAATATTTGATAGTCGGACATGTGGTGTGGAAAGTTCTTTGGCTGCAAGGGgagatttttggagagtagaggcATCACATGGCAGTTTTTCCTTCGGAAATGGGAATCCGTCTCTTTTCCTTGTCCAGCTTGGACCAGTGCTATTTGTTCGTGATTCAACTCTTCTTCTGCCTGTGCATTTGTCAAAACAACATCTACTTTGGTATGGTTATGACAGAAAG AATGGAATGCATTCTCTTTGTCCAGCTGTGTGGACAAAACATAGAAGATGGCTGTTGATGTCGATGTTATGTCTCAATCCTATGGCTTGT TCATTTATGGACTTGCAGTTTCCAAATGGCCAGCTCACCTATGTTGCCGGTGAAGGTATATCCACCAGTGCTTTCTTACCGCTTTTTGGTGGTCTGCTTCAAGCACAAGGTCAATACCCAGGAGAAATGAGGTTCAGTTTCTCATGCAAG AACAAGTGGGGAACACGCATAACACCAATGGTACAAGTGCCTGCAAAATCATTTACATTGGGTTTTGAACAACCTTTGGCTTGGAAAAGATCTGGTATCATGGTGAGGCCAACTCTTCAGTTCAG CTAG